One Salvia splendens isolate huo1 chromosome 12, SspV2, whole genome shotgun sequence genomic window carries:
- the LOC121757923 gene encoding uncharacterized mitochondrial protein AtMg00810-like: MVLALAAIHGWKLAHLDINNAFLYGELDEEIYMTPPPGLIVPETPQESGMLVCKLKKSLYGLKQASRQCDDTQITSFKEFLTNHFKYKDLGTPKYFLGIEIARNHSGIFISQHKYALDLVSDAGLLGCKPSAIPMDSSKKLQQDEGGPLSDPTAYRRLIGRLVYLCITRPDITFAVNKLNQFLSKPCSGHMLAAEKVLKYLKCTLGHGIFYSANADLSLSIFSDADWAACPDTRRSISCFCLFLGSSLISWRSKKQHTISRSSAEAEYRAMALACCEVVWIVALLKDFGVPVKQPIPLYGDNQAAVYINSNPVFYERTKHIEIDCHTVREKLLEGVIKPIHVHNHLQLAGIFTKPLASLPFIICWSRRILQRCIVHLEGGSQINHQEVIQLREADHL, translated from the exons ATGGTTCTTGCTCTAGCTGCTATACATGGATGGAAGCTTGCTCATCTTGATATTAATAATGCTTTCTTATATGGTGAACTTGACGAAGAAATATACATGACTCCACCACCTGGTTTGATTGTTCCAGAAACTCCACAAGAATCTGGAATGCTTGTTTGCAAGCTGAAAAAGTCtctttatggccttaagcaagcttcTAGGCAATG TGATGATACTCAGATAACAAGCTTCAAAGAGTTTCTCACTAACCACTTCAAATACAAGGATCTAGGCACACCTAAATACTTTCTGGGAATTGAAATTGCTAGAAATCACAGTGGAATTTTCATTTCACAACACAAGTATGCATTGGATCTGGTTTCTGATGCAGGTCTTCTTGGCTGCAAACCCTCTGCTATCCCTATGGATTCATCTAAAAAACTGCAACAAGATGAGGGAGGGCCTCTTTCTGATCCTACTGCCTATAGAAGACTCATTGGCCGTCTAGTGTATCTCTGCATAACTAGACCTGATATCACCTTTGCAGTGAACAAACTCAACCAATTCTTGTCTAAACCTTGTTCAGGGCATATGCTAGCTGCTGAAAAAGTTCTTAAATATTTGAAATGCACACTAGGCCATGGAATTTTTTACTCAGCTAATGCAGATCTATCCTTGAGCATTTTCTCTGATGCAGACTGGGCTGCATGTCCAGACACAAGAAGAAGCATATCTTGTTTCTGCTTATTCTTGGGAAGCTCTCTGATTTCTTGGCGTTCAAAGAAGCAGCACACGATTTCCAGATCCTCAGCTGAAGCAGAATATAGAGCAATGGCTTTGGCATGCTGTGAAGTAGTTTGGATTGTAGCTTTATTAAAGGATTTTGGTGTTCCTGTGAAGCAACCTATTCCCCTTTATGGTGATAATCAGGCAGCAGTTTACATTAACTCCAATCCGGTGTTTTATGAGCGTACTAAACACATTGAAATCGACTGCCACACTGTTCGAGAAAAGCTACTTGAAGGGGTTATCAAGCCTATACATGTCCATAATCATCTTCAGCTTGCTGGTATATTCACCAAGCCTTTGGCATCACTCCCTTTCATAATATGTTGGTCAAGAAGGATTTTACAACGGTGTATAGTCCATCTTGAGGGGGGCTCTCAGATTAATCATCAAGAAGTGATTCAACTCCGAGAAGCTGATCATCTATGA